CTAATTGGtatattaataacttaatatttaattagtatatCAAGATTTTATATCTGCTAATATGGTCAGTATATTTAAGAATGTATGTATCTGATTATCTATGTCCTGGTTTCCAGCAGTAGAATATATCTCATTAAGTATACTGATACTCATCAGATCCTGACACTCTTACAGTTCCCGACGAGATCAGTTACTAACCAGCTTCATATCCTGACCAAGATCAGATCCTGATATCTCCATCAAAACCTGACGTATAAACACCTGTCAGATCCTGATCAGTCTTGCTATCGAATCCTGATCATAATTGAATCAGTATTTGTAACACATTCCCTCTAATTTCTTTTGCCAGGATATCTTTTTCATTTCACTTGACTCTTTCTAAAAGAGTTCATGATTGAGCCTGTCTCTTCGGCGagcatatttgttttatgtgcATCCGTTTTAGTTGCTATTAAACCCGATGCTCCAACTTTTATCAAAGGAATAAAGAGATTTTAATTGTCTGTTATCTTAACTagattttgttttctttatttgtaatgcattcaaaattgtatattgcaCATTAATTTGATTTCTTAACTGTCTTTCTCGCAACTAAGTGTGTTAGGAAACATTAGAAAAATTACCTTGGACATGTCATATGAATTTAACTGTTTTTGTTTGTAATTTGCACATCACATCTGAACCTATACAGAAAATTAATGCTACCTAGACAACCAATTGTTTGAAATATTCTTTAATATACATCTCTTAGATATGGATGAAGTGATTGTGTTACTTTTTAAGAACTGGACCTTGATAAAGTAATGTAtgcttaaaaaattaaaatatgttgtCACTACCATGCTAATATTGGGTCTGTATACAGGGGTATATGTACCATTTGTGGAATTCATTCATGTAATGTAAGTGCGACTAATtaagtaaatataattataggATGACAGTGGTGTCCTAAGACAATTCTTGATTTAGGTATGAGGAACAAGTTTTCGACTTATCTGCTTCCTTAGTTGATTTCCTGTCAGTCACAAAATTAGTAGCATTCCGCAACGAATTCGTTGATACAATGATGCAATGTTGGTAGGTGCCGGAATACTTGACATGTAACTGTATCGTGTCTGTAACATTGCTGACAATGCTGAATGAGTCCAAAATATGTAGTCAGTTCAGGCGTATTTATTTATCAGGGATGGAGGAGCCTAATAGGCCAATATATGTTGAATACGTATCTGACAACGAAAGAAAATATTCTCCATCTCATCCAAAACAGTTATGGATATTTGCATCCATTATATCTATGTCCgggttttgttttatttataatataatacattgaacattatatataaaaaggcTTTTGTAAATATTGCCAGATCAATACATGTTTATTAACAATATTTGCACTAATGTTAtacttatttaatattatttatatcgTTGATTCTATGTCTATGAATGAATGAATGGAAGTACAGAGATATAAAATAGACATCCATATCAGTGTAAACTTTAAAACTTAGTAATTTTAATGTGCTTTAAAACTTGGTATTGTTGAAAGTTACCGAAGATCAAGCAAAAATTTGTGATGTGCAACCACCATTTCTTATATTTGTTTCACCTGTTTCAAGTCAGGAAAAGACGAGAAGAAGCTAATCCGCTGCAATATGGAACTCAATACCATCAAAGATGCATTTGATCGTGTTGTGAAGAAGCAAAAACTCTCCTCTTCCAAATCTCAAGATATGATTGAGCGAGTGAGCCAAGAAATCGAACAGGCATTATCAAGAATGCAATCTGTAGTTGGCACAACTTCCCAACCTGATCATAAAGTAGTTCTTGCTGAAgtaaaaacaaaactaaaagAGATGTCCCCACTGAGTCAGCTGGACAACCCACAGAAGGAACTAAGCGTTGCTCTGAACAAATATCCTAAGATCCTTGAGAAATCCTTTAATCCTGATATTTCTAAAGCATACAGAAATGTTGATTTTGATGTTCACACGGTCAATCAGATACTAGCAAGCCATTTCTATAGGGAAGGCCTATTTGATATAGGTGATTGCTTCATCGAGGAAGCACAGGAACCAGAATATGCTGATAAGAAATCTCCTTTCCTTGAGTTGTTTAGGATACTTGAAGCAATGAAATCTGGAGAATTAGAACCTGCTTTGGAATGGGCCGCAACCAACCGAGAAAAACTTGATCAAAGTGGATCAAACATTGAAATACAGCTTCGTCGCTTGCAGTTTATCGATATTCTGCAGAAGAAAGGCAGAGATGAAGCTTTAAAATATTGCAGAAAATATATGACACCATGTGCACATCTCTGTATGCCAGATATCCAAAAGCTCATGGCATGTCTGTTATGGGCTGGCAGGCTTGAATCCTCCCCATACTATGATCTTTTCGCACCCCACCATGCGGAAAAGTTAGCTGaagagctggcccaacagtacTGCAAGCTTTTGGGAGAATCATATGAGAGTCCATTGAGCACTACAATAGCAGCCGGTGTTCAAGGTTTGCCAACTCTCCTAAAGCTGATGAATGTTATGACAGGTAGGAAGCAGGAATGGCAAAATATGAAGCACTTGCCTGTGCCAGTGGATCTTGACAAGGAGCTTCAGTTTCATTCCATTTTTGTATGTCCAGTAAGCCGGGACCAGGCCAGTGAAGAGAACCCGCCAATGTTGTTATCATGTGGACATGTGCTGTGCAAGCAGTCTATCACAAAGCTGTCAAAGAATAACAGCACTCGGCCATTCAAGTGCCCGTACTGCCCGACTGAGGTTGAAGTAGCTCATTGCAGACAGCTGCATTTCTGATGTACAAAGACCTGTACTCCTCTTGCCAAACTACCCTCCCCAATCCCCATCCCACGTAATTTATCGACTTCTAGTTTCACTATGgtttatttgttgtttttagTCTGTTGGCGAACCTGGTGGTAAGTTCCTGCTCTGTATACCTTAATATGTATAGAATTTCCTTGCATCTCCCTCTCAAACTTTGTAAATTTTCACGCATCATTCTCTCAAATTTGtaaacttacaaatattaaattttcatgCATCTCTCTCTCAAAATTATCAACTTACTTTATCTTGTTCTGGTGTGTTGGTGGATTGGTGACAAGTTATATGCTGTATTCCTTGATGTGTGTAGAGTTCCTTGTCATACTTTACTTTAAAGAATGGGAAGCAATTATTTCTTCTCTGCGTTGTTACAAATTATGCAAATTATTTTGTTAACACTATGAATAttgtatgtataatattttacgGATTTATAAAGTAAGTTTTGGTGCTAATCACTTCTCATTGGCAGGATACTAGAAAAAAGAGTGGttgacctgtttgtgtaaagaagtagaagcacttttaagaagccgaGAATactagcttctgcttcttttccaaacactttattaacttatttacttttcatTTCTACTCaatttctttaatttaagcaagaagtcacttcttttaagtttaaCTCAAATGGCCCCATTAATTAATTAGCTGAAAACGACATTAATATGCTCTTAATTTTAAGGGCGGGTGGATTACGAAATCTGAGAGGAGGTAAGCCTCGTCGGATGCACGATActtgattaattttatatagcTCCTTTAATACGGGAATTAGGCCAATTAACTGTAAACTAAGTTGAGATTAGGCATACCAAAACCCATCAAGAACCCTCCATATGTTTGTATTGTAAACCACATTTAGGGAGCAAGATCATTATGATACGTTAACACTCGGTGGAGATCAACATCTTTAgactaatatatatgtatttgctCTTACTAGACTACCACCATTTATGGGATGAGAAAGTGTCCAACAAATTGCATCAACTGACATTTCTACATCTTAACAATGAGTTTTCGGCCCCACTGCTGTAGTTTGTTTCTCCATTTGCAAAGACACGGAATGGATAAATATCTTAGCATTGTGTTCTGTATATACTCCGAACTTTGCTTTGTAACGATAAGTCGGGAATTCAAGTTTCAGTAAAAACACGTGTacatgaatatttaaattttcagtttttcCGAGGAGAGAAAAGAATGAGAATGTGCGGTGTGTGttttttctttctctgtttGCTTTAAGCATCTGAAATTCCTATGAAGTGAAGTCTACTTTCTAAAAATATCCAGCAATTGAGCACTCGTATCAAAAATGGAAACAACAGTGAAAGAGAAAGAAAGGATCGGTGCGATTAGATATTTATATTCCAGCTAAATTTGTATTTTctctcctttttctttttcaaacaaAACTGTTCTTCATTCATATGTGGACGAGGGAATCTACTAATCTACAATCTTCTGTAGTTTTCTGTTGATCTTTACTGTGAAATCGTATAGTGGATGTCAATTTCCCCTCTTGTATGCTCAAATTTGACTCCAAGGATCTACACGaatcaaataaaattgaaaGTCGTGGTATATTAACAGTCTCGAAACAAAGTGACAAAAAGAGTCGTCATTCCCATGTGAATAAGAGTAAGACCGATTCAATTTTGCTGCATCAGTGAGCTCCAGACACTGCAGCCTTCAAATTTTGCTCCTCTCTTATAGATAAGATCCCGCAAGTGAGACAAAACTGACGACGgctaatttgatatttttctagTCTCGTGGATATACCTCTTTTCTCTCGGGGATAATAAGTGGTATGTCTAAATATCTATTCTGTCATACGTCGTCATCGACCATCACTAATTACAGCAACCCTCTCCGAATCTTGTTTATCATGCTATGCCTCcgttaataataaattaaaggtCCGAGATTTTGAAGAGTGAAGACATGTGGGCGTGAGTACCCGGATACCGACTAAAACATTGCTTGCCTTGACAAAATTGGTATTTTACTCTCTAACTGGACCTAAACTGAGCCATCATGCTCAAAGCCACAGCTGAAATGCACAAAGAGTTAATAAACTGCTTGGTCCTATGAGAGCATCTTCATCGCAAAATGGTCCCACTTCCGTACCTCCCCTGGCCCAGTCATCAAACGTACCTTTACACGTCTCCAGCTTTCTCGTTTATAAATTCTCACATTCCCCCCTTCTCATACTCACATTGCATCCCAAATATTCAAACAAGATAGAAAAAACCTCCCTTcaaacttcttctttttttcttccaCCCCTCATGAGAGGAGTAGAAAACTCGAGCACTAACAAAATTCATCACCCTCGTCCTCATCACCGTCACCAAATCTACGATGGAGAGCCCTTATGCACCACCACACTTCGACTCGTCTCGTCCGTCTCTGGGATTTCCCTTAGGCACAGCTCTTCTGCTCATAGTCATTTTCAGCCTCAGTGGCATCTTCTCCTGCTGCTACCACTGGGACAAGATCCGCTCCCTGCGCCGCTCTTTCGACGATGATCTCGAAGCAGGACACTATGAAGAATCACCATCCAAGCCTAAATCCAACCAAATGGTACTTCAAATTTTCGAATCTTCAGTTTACTAGTATCTTTTCAAACAcggaaaattaaaattaaaacatctgGAAATGcgcattttatttcaaattacagGATTTGAACTTTCATTTCAAAATTCTtaagtttatattaatatttaaatgttttgaattttatttgaaatttaaattcatgttttcaaacaGGTTATTTGTTTCAATTCAGATTTTCAAACGTACgaagaaaattaattttgtcTGATAATTGCAGGATCTGAAGCAGAAACAGAACGAGAGTCTGCCGGTACTAATGCCCGGAGATCGAATCGCGAAGTTCATAGCTATGCCGTGTCCGTGCGAGCCTTTGCGAACCCAGAAGATTATTGTAGAGGTGCAGAAGCCAGTTAAGCCCCAACAAACAGAAGTGCCTCTAGATTGATTACCACCAAATGTaaatattacttttattttataaattattacttGGAATTCAAATCTAATTACTCTCCTGCACTTTCATTTGCATCACTGAATCATCATCAAGCTTCTATCTAATCTGAATAATGGAAATGAATCATCGTTTTATAACTTATATAGCTAAAAGTGAGTTTAAAACACCGATATGGTCGGTAATAAAACATTTTTCGACAACACTCTTGAATATAAACCCCTCAAACAGAAATTAACTCGATACTTTTACCTCtcgaaaaaataaacaaatttaggaCGGAAAGTTGGGCAACTACTGAACGAGATTAATGTGGGTTCGTAAGTGCATTATTACTTGGCGGTTTCGCCTTAATTTTATTACAAGCAAATAATGACGAAATGGAAAGTTTACTCTGAAACAGGATATTGTCTGCTACTATGTCATTTTCTTATATACTGTGTGTCGATCGATCTTTATTAAACTATAAGGAATATTATGTAGTGCGATTGCATTCGAATCAAACAAAATCTTCTGGCTCCTGGGATCCGCAGTGGCACCATCATGTCTGTGATTCTTTTAGTTTACAAACAATATAAGATTCAAGTGGAGTTCTCCTCCATGTTAACTCATTTGCTAATCCCATTCAGGGTGTgaagttttatgatttttatacaTATGAAGAAACTAAAATAACTATTAAGATGACATTCATTTATTCGTGGGGGGTGTAAAATTCATCTATACTCGTCTCTGAGAGTTTTACAATTAGTTTAACATATGAGCTATTACGTtttatgctttttttttttttaagatgacCGTTTTGTTGTTATCACCTAGTTACTTTTTTCTCTCCTAAATGACGGATCATGTTAGCGTACGATCTGGATTGTTTTCTTCTCGACTTCAGATCTTATGCCTTTCGTGTGGGTGGGAACTTACCTGATAAGGAATTTCGCTATCTTAAGGCTATTAAGACTATTATAGTTACGGCCGTCGTTTACCGGGGCTTTGGTCGTCGGCTTAACACCCAAAAATATCTATACAGGAAAACTTCTTATGTGTCGGTGATTACATACATAACTCcctgaaataaaatttaaatttaaatattaaaataaataactaccAGATAATTATATACCTGATGACGACCGTTACAATTTACAAACATTTGATGGACTAGTCGTTTGCCGTTGATAATATCCGTTACAATTTGAAGATATAGCGTATATATCTGGAGCAGTGCGGATGCTGTTTGGAGTTACTTGTGATACAACGCTCATATCGTGCCAATGCGATCAGCaatccggataacagtactccAGAGATTCTTTTGGATGTGATGGAGTACTGTTTggttgagtttaaaataataataatttaattgaaaatatttatttaaataatttatattacaaattattaatgtgttattaaaaatataatattaaaattaaatttcaattatttattgaGTTACCGAATtgactttattaaaaaaatgtaaaaaataatataaattgctTAAAACTGGATGCCTGACTTCGGATTTTAAATCTGtttctatctatttttaattttaagtaacCTTCCGACTTATAATTGGGGTGTTTGTTTAGAAGCATATGCTACTTCTGGTttttgcttttcttgacccgtttgtgtaaataagtaataACACTTTTAGAaaactgagaatgctagcttatctctcagagattttatttttttttctaaacacttttttaacttattttcttCTCAATCCTGatccacttttttactttaaaaaaaaatcattttttttaagtttgctcAAATGGCCCCAATATAAGTATAcattaattcaaaataataataattttaaaactccTGACTTTAATCATGGCCAAAAAGACTCAAGAATTATCTTGCAGATGCACCgccaatataaaaaaatatatattaaattggaTTGGCTGTGAGAGCGATatcacatactccctccgtcccggtagattgtatacatttggtttggacacggagatcaagaaaaagtgtaaaaagtgagatgaaaagtgagtaaagtggtgggacccatttatatttaatgatagatttgagatagtggaagaaaataatgggtgtaatagtgtttatataattatagaatggagatattGGAAGAAagaagtgggtgtaatagtgttttatattattaaaagttactatatttggaatgtatagaaatgatgagacgtccaaaaaagaaactgtatagaattgaacggacggagggagtagagaTTAGTGTACAGTAAAAAGTGATTACAAAACATGATTGTCCTTGAAGACTAATCTACACTAATCACTTTAATTTAATAACAATTATACACCTGACCTAACTCTCCTGTAGATCGAAAACGAGATAATTCCACCCAACCCCACCAATATCCCACATTGGgtttatatatgattataactCCTGTACTCGTCCGTGATGATTTGTTCGTGCTTCCAGTACTACATCTCACTCATCATCTTCTACTTGTCCActtgcttttcttttttcttttccttctttttcacAAAATTACTCTATTTTTGATTTCGGAAACAAAATTTTCTTCTAGCTTGTTGAGGAAGAAATTGTTTTTTCTTGATAGAGTTGAAACGAAGATAGCAACAGAATATCGTTATCCCAAACGGTGGGATATTTGTATACGGAACTTGTTTCAACAAGTCACTTACCATCAAAAGGGTGGCTAACCTAGTAAAGCAAACAAGAATGACATCTAGATTCAACCAACTTTGGTTCCAAAGATTCATTCATGGACCATTTGAATCTGTCTATACGATAATGACCTCATTTTCTCTTCACGAACATAAATCGAACCgaaaatgtataataaattttaaatatttgctCCATGTTTTGcaaattaatttcataaatcATGAAGGTATAAATAGAGGGGTCCGGTTTTTTAACATacaaatactgtaatatattattatcagaaaaatctttctttcaaaaaatttaatttaccgATCATAAAATAGAATCCATATATAAAGAAATTGTTCAAGCAAGAATGACTAGGATGTGAGTAAGAGAAGATGTACGGATGATACGAGTAGGGCCGATTGTCCGCCAAAATCACATGCGGAATAAAGGGACTTTAGACGACAATAGATAGTGGAattatcatttaaataaaaaaatagtctTATCTTAACAGCTGATGATGACGTAGGAGTACATGCTACTGTTTTGGGTTTATCTGTTTCTTCCTTTTATCTCAATCTTGCCCATGCTTGTCCCTGATCTCGTAATGCTCACATTTTGAGAATTTCACATTTTTGATTCGAGAccaaaaccttttttttttatttatgaaaagatTATTTTAGAGTTCATTTGTTAACGGCCGGATGAAATTAAAAGAGATGGACGAGACATAAACCATTTGACGTGAATTTGATTATAGCTGAATGGGACGTGAACGAGCCGAACGACACACCCTGCAATATACAATGGGCGTTTGTTTAACACTTATAAATTCAGCTTCTGATATTATAAGTTAGGGGCACtattcgtatcgtttgtgtaataaatcaagaaatacttataaaaagctaggaatgctaaattttgttttaggacttttacttatttttcaaacactttaattactTACAAGTCGtattttgcttctaacttctaattcaacttatttattttaaacaataaacatttattttaaactcactcaaatGATCTATAGTCTCCTTCCCGACCGGATTATAATTTTTGCGCATCTAGTCGTGCCACCAAATGCACAAGTTATTAATGAATCAGCGACATATAAACAAACGTTTGGTTTGATGTCTTCGAACAGCAAATTTTAAACTTCAATGCCTGATTAATTTATTCGAGGAGATCTTGTACTACGCTTATTAAACAATTACAATCACTATATCTATATTTCACACCGCTTATGTTGGTAACTACTCCTGTGTACATTTTTCTcatgtttataaatatatttttgatgacAGTGACAGCTATGATGTGAATGTGATAAATAGTTGAACTTTTTTTACAGTATAGTTTCATGATGTAAATGGAggatttttattcaattaactAATATCTTTACTTCGAATctgaatatattaaataatataaatatattattttaaaatcaatttgagaTTTCTAGtgttatttatataaaacaatttttgattCTAACCTATGATTAactaaattatataatcaaaataactaaaattatgtGTCAAAAATCAAACATCAAGTAAAAAAATcgatatattatttgttaacaAGTAACGAATCGTatcttaaagaaaaaaattagtGGACAGAAGTTgagtaatataatattacaaaccaATAGCTAAGGAATATTAAGTGAGACCacaagattaaactaaaaatataattagtgGTTGATGAAGCCCTCAAGTAGGGATCAGAAAACAATCCTATAAAAAAATGTAAGTGGATATCCGCGTAAATATTAGGTATATatcaaaacaagaaaagaagCCTGTAGCTAGATAGATGCTGACACAAATCTTTTCATGATGCGGGCCGTGCCAGGTTCGAAGTTGAATTCCAGGCTGAAATTGAGTGGATTTTGAAAACTTAAGGTTCGGCATATGTCCTGTATTTAAGCAGAACTTAGATAACGGATGTTTGTTTTCAAAAAGTAGAAGCTGCTTTTAGTTTATGTTCTTTTTATctatttgtgtaaataagcatAAGTAGAATGCTAGCTTATCTCAGCTGCTACTTTTCAAAcactctattaatttatttacctctcacttctaatccacttattcaatttaaatcacAAATAACACTTTTTTAAACTTGTCCAAACGGCCCAATATTTTGAGTATACATAAACGAGTCCAGGGTCCTTGGAATAAAGCTCCAATTGCATAAGAACATATCAGAATCAGAATGAAGCaacttaggggtcatttgtttgCTTCTGATTAATGCTTAATGAATGATGAGCTGACCGCATCAGTCATTCAGCATGTTTGTCGTTGAATTTAAGAAAGCATAATGAATCAGTTACTACTGAGCGATTACCTTTTGATTTTGTAACCGAAAGATTCAGCTGCATATAAccttatatgtataaataatttaGTCTAATCTGTAACTAATTATTTTTGGATATCCATATatccatatattcttaatgcATGCTAGTGAAGGCCCCAAAAATACTCCAAAAAATACCCATCATTTTGCCTGAACCATCTGCCCGTTAACCCATTTACCCACTTCAGTTTATTTCTTATCTTCCAccttttaattcaaattttgaattacaGATTTTGTAAAAACTAACATCAAGCTTCTGTTTCGTATGGATCAGCGCTGCGATATTTTACCATTGACATACTTTTGATCTCTTCCCACTCTCTAATCCACTGTTTCATTCAATCACGTGGGCTGTTACATTCTCTCCCCTCCATTTATTGTTCCAAAATCACTTTTGATCTCCAGGATATCAGAGATAAAGCACCAGGGAAGACAGGCTGTACTGAATCAATTATGGCTGTGTTCGTTTCAGCGTAGCCAACGGCGGACAAGCCACCCTCTCCACCACGTATTCCTCCCCCGTCAACAAGTAGGTTAATCTGTACCCATATATACACTCCTGTATTGTGTATAGGTTAGGCTGATAAGTTAGATTGTGATGAATGCATTCAAGGTGTTTGATTTATATTCTCTgtgattttgtttaattatttttacccTCTTTTACCATGTATATATGTTTACGACAGATGTACTTCATTGTGCTAAGTGGCTTCGTTGTTCAATAAGTGttgatatctatatatatttacgtTCATTCGACTTTATATCTATACTACCCAGCAAGACTAATTTAAGACAGTGAGATTGCAGATATTGCAAAGTGGATTCCTAAACTCAAATTCGGTGAAAGTGTAAATTTTATAATGTGCTGTGTTAAATGATGGGAAACCGGCACTTCAAGCAGTTGCAACTGGATAAGCAAGTTTGCCTCAAAGGTAGAGAAATATAGGcactttcttatttttatttgtaaccACTTGGTGATTGtacattttgaattttgttataGAATTTTGAATTTCCAAGACCACCGTTCATCCTTTTTGCTTAATGGATCGGACATGTGTTAATCGGATGGCAAGGCGAAGGCATTTTCCCCTTTATCCTATATTGAGTAACAACATACTATATTGAGTTTCAATATAGGTTCGCAACATTGGATTTTAATATTTCGCATCTGCTACTTTTCTCTATAGGTTCActcaaaattattgtttttattcttAAGTCTGAGTGTTAATTGTATACAGCACACATGTTTGTTATAATGTCTAAACAAACAAAGTGTTTGTTCGTTATAATGTCTAAACAATTAAAGTGTTAATTTTTATGATGTTAGACTAATATAtactttaatttttgttttgttgtgtacatgtttgatgaaattcttaacaaaggtatgttgatttattTGTCTTTCTTTAAGTTTATTGccttatatatttgtttgtgatGATTTGGCAGAAAAGGCATATGAGCAATACACACTAATCAGAATTCCCAAGGCAAACACTGGATACATTCTTGCAGTATGTATTTTGGACTTTAAAAAGTACCTCAATTAAATCCttttttattatgttaattGGCAGGTGCAAAGAGAACCGGTCCTCCTTGAGCAGACCTAAATTGAGAAAAAGTCATGCTTTCATTGTTGAATATGCGCTTGCATTCATCATCATCTGGAATTCTTTATAGTATACATCATTCCAGAATGGTTATACTTGCTAGAGAATAATTCttcaacttaaaattttataataatataatttgatttaaagCTCTATTTGATTCTGCGAATATTTGAACAGTTTGATCACTGAAGTCTTATATATTTGTTCTAAATATGATATTGttctaatttataatttggttttaatatataatttggttttaatttatatgtttgaacTTGGACTAAGGGAAAGTGTGCATTTTGAAGACACTATCTGGTGTTAAGGGAGCTGTCAAGTCTGAAATTGAAGCAATTGCTTGCTGGGGCTGCTGCATATTTGGCTAATCTGGATTTCTATCAAATTACAAGTAATGGTTTTAGCGTATCTTGGTCCTGgtaagaaaaaaaatctttcactcacaaaaaaataattatgagaCACgaatttatatgtgtgtgtgtgaactGAGTATTATTGTTGGTATCGCTTTATATATCGGAGCCGAGGCTAGGCCTAGCAGGTAGTTTAAGATACTTATGTTGCCCTACATATGCATTGTGTAGTCCTAACATCCTGCAGTTCTCTCCCCAGCACGTATGAATGTCGCTCctcttttttatatatgcaCTTTTCTGAATTAAATCTCTTTTATATATG
This genomic window from Daucus carota subsp. sativus chromosome 7, DH1 v3.0, whole genome shotgun sequence contains:
- the LOC108195999 gene encoding protein RMD5 homolog, which translates into the protein MELNTIKDAFDRVVKKQKLSSSKSQDMIERVSQEIEQALSRMQSVVGTTSQPDHKVVLAEVKTKLKEMSPLSQLDNPQKELSVALNKYPKILEKSFNPDISKAYRNVDFDVHTVNQILASHFYREGLFDIGDCFIEEAQEPEYADKKSPFLELFRILEAMKSGELEPALEWAATNREKLDQSGSNIEIQLRRLQFIDILQKKGRDEALKYCRKYMTPCAHLCMPDIQKLMACLLWAGRLESSPYYDLFAPHHAEKLAEELAQQYCKLLGESYESPLSTTIAAGVQGLPTLLKLMNVMTGRKQEWQNMKHLPVPVDLDKELQFHSIFVCPVSRDQASEENPPMLLSCGHVLCKQSITKLSKNNSTRPFKCPYCPTEVEVAHCRQLHF
- the LOC108194223 gene encoding uncharacterized protein At5g65660, producing MESPYAPPHFDSSRPSLGFPLGTALLLIVIFSLSGIFSCCYHWDKIRSLRRSFDDDLEAGHYEESPSKPKSNQMDLKQKQNESLPVLMPGDRIAKFIAMPCPCEPLRTQKIIVEVQKPVKPQQTEVPLD